A DNA window from Pseudarthrobacter sp. W1I19 contains the following coding sequences:
- a CDS encoding shikimate dehydrogenase: MSLRAAVLGHPISHSKSPALHHAAYSSLGIGISYTAIDVTEELLPSLMRQVRDQPGWCGLSVTMPLKAAMVAEVDEVRGVARTLGVVNTVSFEEHGNRFRTIGSNTDVAGIVNAVRHAGARTPSSPVVLGGGGTAAAAIAALKELGAGSARIFVRDPARTSDVRNAADSLGFALDVQSLAEAAAPTAAADVVISTLPPRAADGLAAQIAALKTPTPGVLLDVAYDPWPSLIASVWQAGGGAVVPGLEMLLYQAVEQVRLFSRLEEEVNASVIDVMCDAVGLPRRAL, translated from the coding sequence ATGAGCCTTCGGGCAGCCGTCCTGGGCCACCCGATCAGCCACTCCAAATCGCCGGCGCTGCACCACGCGGCGTACAGCAGCCTGGGCATCGGCATCAGTTACACGGCCATTGACGTCACTGAGGAACTGTTGCCCTCGTTGATGCGCCAGGTCCGCGACCAGCCGGGCTGGTGCGGCCTGTCCGTCACCATGCCCCTGAAGGCGGCGATGGTGGCCGAGGTGGATGAGGTCCGCGGCGTGGCCCGGACCCTGGGCGTGGTGAACACGGTGTCCTTTGAGGAGCATGGGAACCGCTTCCGGACCATCGGCTCCAACACGGACGTGGCGGGAATCGTGAACGCGGTCCGGCACGCAGGCGCCCGGACGCCGTCGTCGCCCGTTGTCCTCGGGGGAGGAGGCACGGCGGCGGCCGCCATTGCGGCACTGAAGGAACTCGGAGCCGGTTCGGCCCGCATCTTCGTGCGTGACCCTGCACGCACCAGCGACGTCCGTAACGCGGCGGACAGTCTTGGCTTCGCCCTGGACGTCCAGTCCCTGGCGGAGGCTGCGGCACCCACGGCCGCTGCCGACGTCGTAATATCCACCCTGCCGCCGCGGGCGGCGGACGGACTGGCGGCCCAAATCGCCGCCCTGAAAACCCCCACACCCGGCGTTTTGCTCGATGTGGCCTACGATCCCTGGCCCAGCCTGATCGCGTCGGTGTGGCAGGCAGGCGGCGGCGCCGTAGTGCCCGGCCTTGAAATGTTGCTGTACCAGGCCGTGGAACAGGTGCGCCTGTTCAGCCGGCTTGAAGAGGAAGTTAACGCATCCGTCATAGATGTGATGTGTGACGCAGTCGGCCTTCCCCGACGGGCGTTGTAA
- the aroC gene encoding chorismate synthase — translation MLRWLTAGESHGPALMGIIEGVPAGVEITSGHIADSLARRRLGYGRGARMKFEQDAVTILGGVRHGITQGGPVAIQVGNTEWPKWEQIMASDPVDPELLADQARNAPLTRPRPGHADFTGMQKYGFDEARPVLERASARETATRVALGTVAAQFLKHLGIELVSHTVSIATVTVPEGRPLPVPTDVLALDADPLRCFDRETSDAMVAEVDAAHKEGETLGGVVEVLAYGLPPGLGSYVHWDRRLDGRLAAALMGIQAIKGVEVGDGFLTAARRGSAAHDEIVKDADGRIIRASNRAGGIEGGMSIGDVLRVRAAMKPIATVPRALKTIDVSTGEAAKAHHQRSDVCAVPAAGVVAEAMVALVLAEAVTEKFGGDSVAETARNIKGYLDSIPASLDSIGQ, via the coding sequence ATGTTGCGTTGGTTGACTGCCGGTGAATCCCATGGTCCGGCTCTAATGGGAATTATTGAAGGCGTCCCCGCCGGTGTTGAAATCACCAGCGGGCACATCGCCGATTCACTGGCCCGCCGCCGCCTGGGCTACGGGCGCGGCGCGCGCATGAAGTTTGAACAGGACGCCGTGACCATCCTGGGCGGCGTCCGGCACGGAATCACCCAGGGCGGTCCCGTGGCCATCCAGGTGGGCAACACCGAATGGCCCAAATGGGAGCAGATCATGGCTTCCGATCCCGTTGACCCTGAGCTCCTCGCGGACCAGGCGCGCAACGCGCCCCTCACGCGCCCCCGCCCCGGCCATGCTGACTTCACCGGGATGCAGAAATACGGCTTCGACGAGGCCCGCCCCGTCCTGGAGCGCGCCAGCGCCCGTGAAACCGCCACCCGCGTGGCGCTGGGCACCGTCGCGGCACAGTTCCTGAAGCACCTCGGAATCGAACTCGTCAGCCACACTGTATCCATCGCCACTGTCACGGTCCCGGAGGGGCGCCCGCTGCCTGTCCCCACCGATGTGCTGGCCCTGGACGCTGACCCACTGCGCTGCTTCGACCGCGAAACCTCCGACGCAATGGTCGCGGAGGTGGACGCTGCCCACAAGGAAGGCGAAACCCTGGGTGGCGTTGTTGAAGTCCTCGCCTACGGGCTCCCGCCGGGACTGGGCAGCTATGTCCACTGGGACCGCCGGCTTGATGGACGGCTTGCTGCTGCCCTGATGGGCATCCAGGCAATCAAGGGAGTGGAAGTGGGCGATGGATTCCTCACCGCCGCGCGCCGCGGCTCAGCCGCCCACGACGAAATCGTCAAGGACGCCGACGGCCGGATTATCCGCGCCAGCAACCGGGCCGGCGGCATTGAGGGCGGCATGAGCATCGGTGACGTGCTCCGGGTCCGCGCGGCCATGAAGCCCATCGCAACGGTGCCCCGGGCCCTGAAGACCATCGACGTCAGCACCGGCGAAGCGGCCAAGGCCCACCACCAGCGCTCCGACGTCTGTGCCGTACCGGCGGCCGGTGTTGTTGCTGAAGCGATGGTGGCGCTGGTCCTGGCCGAAGCCGTCACCGAAAAGTTCGGCGGCGACTCCGTGGCGGAAACCGCACGGAACATCAAGGGCTACCTGGACAGCATTCCGGCGTCCCTGGACTCGATCGGCCAGTAA
- a CDS encoding shikimate kinase — translation MAVGKSAIGHQLAQQLGAPFVDTDAVIVAAHGSIAEIFAGRGEHAFREIEARTVADVVEAAEGTTTVISLGGGAVLDSGTQQLIGRCIVVYLECDADTVAARIARNSGRPLLAGDAMGRWTAMFATRKPVYERLADITLDVRHGSVSELGRRLEAALRDYAAAKQEVEK, via the coding sequence ATGGCAGTCGGCAAATCCGCCATCGGCCACCAGCTTGCCCAGCAGCTTGGTGCCCCGTTCGTGGACACCGACGCCGTCATCGTGGCGGCCCACGGATCCATCGCAGAAATCTTCGCCGGGCGTGGCGAGCATGCTTTCCGGGAGATTGAGGCGCGGACAGTGGCCGACGTCGTCGAAGCGGCAGAAGGCACCACCACCGTCATTTCGCTTGGCGGCGGTGCGGTGCTTGATTCCGGAACGCAGCAGCTGATCGGCCGCTGCATCGTTGTTTACCTCGAGTGCGACGCTGACACCGTTGCCGCCCGCATCGCCCGGAATTCGGGGCGGCCCCTGCTCGCAGGGGATGCGATGGGCCGCTGGACAGCCATGTTCGCCACCCGCAAACCGGTCTACGAGCGGCTGGCAGATATCACCCTGGACGTGCGCCACGGCTCGGTTTCCGAGCTGGGACGCCGACTGGAAGCAGCACTGCGGGACTACGCAGCTGCCAAACAGGAAGTTGAAAAGTGA
- the aroB gene encoding 3-dehydroquinate synthase, which yields MSAESTVIKVTGESAANNYDVVVGRGLLGDLPGLLGERVRRVLVIHPRALRLTGDTVRDELAAAGFTSLTAEIPDAEEGKHIQVAAFCWQVLGQNDFTRSDAIVAVGGGAVTDLAGFVAATWLRGVKVIHMPTSLLGMVDASVGGKTGINTAEGKNLVGAFHPPAAVLADLDTLNTLPKNEIISGMAEVIKCGFIADPAILDLVEKDTDAVVDPQSDALRELIERAIAVKAKVVSEDLKESGLREILNYGHTLGHAIELVERYSWRHGAAVSVGMMFAAELARSVGRLSDTDADRHRSILDGLGLPVTYRKDRWQGLLDGMRRDKKSRGDLLRFVVLDGVAKPGILDVPDTSLLFAAYQEIAS from the coding sequence GTGAGCGCCGAATCAACAGTCATCAAGGTCACCGGCGAATCCGCCGCCAACAACTACGACGTGGTGGTGGGCCGGGGACTGCTCGGAGACCTTCCCGGCCTGCTCGGTGAGCGGGTCCGGCGGGTCCTGGTCATTCATCCCCGTGCCCTCCGCCTCACCGGTGATACAGTCCGTGACGAGCTCGCAGCGGCCGGTTTCACCTCGCTGACGGCGGAGATTCCCGACGCCGAAGAGGGCAAGCACATCCAGGTGGCCGCCTTCTGCTGGCAGGTCCTGGGGCAAAACGACTTCACACGCTCCGACGCGATTGTCGCCGTCGGGGGAGGGGCCGTCACGGACCTTGCAGGCTTCGTAGCTGCCACTTGGCTGCGCGGCGTCAAGGTCATTCACATGCCCACCAGCCTGCTGGGCATGGTGGACGCCTCCGTGGGCGGAAAAACCGGCATCAACACCGCCGAGGGCAAGAACCTGGTGGGGGCGTTCCATCCGCCCGCCGCCGTGCTGGCGGACCTCGATACGCTGAACACGCTGCCCAAAAACGAGATCATCTCCGGCATGGCGGAAGTCATCAAGTGCGGCTTCATCGCCGACCCCGCCATCCTTGACCTCGTCGAGAAGGACACTGACGCTGTGGTCGACCCGCAGTCGGATGCCCTCCGCGAGCTCATCGAGAGGGCCATCGCCGTAAAGGCGAAGGTGGTTTCGGAGGACCTCAAGGAGTCCGGGCTGCGCGAGATCCTGAACTACGGCCACACCCTGGGCCACGCCATCGAACTGGTGGAGCGGTACTCCTGGCGCCACGGTGCCGCCGTCTCCGTGGGCATGATGTTCGCCGCAGAGCTCGCCCGCAGCGTGGGCCGGCTCAGCGATACCGACGCCGACCGGCACCGCAGCATCCTGGACGGACTGGGGCTTCCGGTCACCTACCGGAAGGACCGCTGGCAGGGCCTGCTCGACGGCATGCGGCGGGACAAGAAGTCCCGAGGCGACCTGCTGCGGTTCGTGGTCCTGGACGGTGTGGCCAAGCCGGGGATCCTCGATGTCCCGGACACGTCGCTGCTGTTCGCCGCCTACCAGGAAATTGCTTCCTGA
- a CDS encoding tetratricopeptide repeat protein produces the protein MQGDMEGTTDWPEAGFPGIRINPETLLPEIVNEDACREALAVSTDPADHIFVLLVEGHAAEAAELLAEARFKDPESFRLRAFEAEVLRVSNRMDRAVELFRQLLAEVQGTPREALVLQFLGKTQYTAGQTSAAVESFARALDLRVAESADAALIYSSTVALQRARDVLDLAC, from the coding sequence ATGCAGGGCGACATGGAAGGCACAACAGACTGGCCGGAAGCCGGGTTCCCTGGCATCCGCATCAACCCCGAGACCCTGCTGCCGGAAATCGTGAACGAGGACGCCTGCCGGGAAGCCCTGGCCGTCTCCACCGACCCGGCTGACCACATCTTTGTGCTGCTGGTGGAAGGCCATGCCGCCGAGGCTGCCGAACTGCTGGCCGAGGCCCGGTTCAAGGATCCGGAATCCTTCCGGCTGCGGGCCTTCGAAGCCGAAGTGCTCCGGGTATCCAACCGCATGGACCGGGCCGTGGAGCTGTTCCGGCAGCTGCTCGCCGAAGTACAGGGGACCCCCCGTGAAGCGCTGGTCCTGCAGTTCCTGGGCAAAACCCAGTACACGGCGGGCCAGACCTCGGCAGCAGTCGAATCCTTCGCCCGCGCCCTGGATCTGCGGGTGGCCGAGTCGGCTGATGCCGCCCTGATTTACTCCTCCACCGTGGCGCTCCAGCGCGCCCGGGACGTGCTGGACCTGGCCTGCTGA
- the efp gene encoding elongation factor P: protein MATTNDIKNGTVLKLEGQLWNIIEFQHVKPGKGGAFVRTKMRNVMSGKVVDKTFNAGLKIETATVDRRDYQYLYQDGADFVFMDTSDYDQITVSGATVGDATNFMLENQMVNIAIHEGTPLYIELPPSVVLEITYTEPGLQGDRSSAGTKPATLETGYEIQVPLFIENNTKVKVDTRDGSYLGRVTE, encoded by the coding sequence GTGGCAACCACTAACGACATCAAGAACGGAACGGTCCTGAAGCTTGAGGGCCAGCTCTGGAACATTATCGAATTCCAGCACGTCAAGCCGGGCAAGGGCGGCGCCTTCGTACGGACCAAGATGCGCAACGTGATGTCCGGCAAGGTCGTGGACAAGACGTTCAACGCCGGACTCAAGATCGAAACCGCTACCGTGGACCGCCGCGACTACCAGTACCTGTACCAGGACGGCGCGGACTTCGTGTTTATGGACACCTCCGACTACGACCAGATCACGGTCTCCGGTGCCACTGTTGGCGACGCCACCAACTTCATGCTCGAGAACCAGATGGTCAACATCGCCATCCACGAAGGCACCCCGCTGTACATCGAACTGCCGCCGAGCGTCGTCCTCGAAATCACCTACACCGAGCCGGGCCTGCAGGGCGACCGCTCCTCCGCCGGCACCAAGCCCGCAACCCTGGAAACCGGCTACGAGATCCAGGTCCCGCTGTTCATCGAGAACAACACCAAGGTGAAGGTGGACACCCGCGACGGCAGCTACCTTGGCCGGGTCACCGAGTAG
- the nusB gene encoding transcription antitermination factor NusB — translation MSARGKARNRALDVLFEAEQRSVSAFDVLRARREKTDQIINPYTLEIVEGVLSQQTAIDEFLETYSQGWSLERMPSVDRIILRIGTWELLYNDDVPDGVAVSEAVALAKTLSTDESPQFINGLLGRLQQLKPSLLA, via the coding sequence GTGAGCGCCCGCGGTAAAGCCCGTAACAGGGCCCTGGATGTACTTTTCGAAGCCGAGCAGCGCTCGGTCTCGGCTTTCGACGTGCTCCGGGCACGCCGGGAGAAGACCGACCAGATCATCAATCCCTACACCCTTGAGATCGTCGAAGGCGTGCTGTCCCAGCAGACGGCCATCGACGAATTCCTCGAAACCTATTCGCAGGGCTGGAGCCTTGAGCGTATGCCGTCTGTTGACCGCATCATCCTCCGCATCGGCACCTGGGAGCTCCTCTACAACGACGACGTCCCGGACGGCGTAGCGGTAAGTGAAGCGGTGGCGCTGGCCAAGACGCTCTCCACCGACGAGTCGCCACAGTTCATCAACGGCCTCCTCGGCCGCCTGCAGCAGCTGAAGCCGTCCCTGCTGGCATAA
- a CDS encoding GntR family transcriptional regulator, with protein sequence MQNALDSTDAVPPARRSGRAVSRQVLADHVYTELLTSLMDGRLAPGSAVSIDGTARDLDVSPTPVREALARLEHTGMVRRVALKGYRVAPVFTQEDFAELMEARLAIESVNARLACKRMDQRGLAELKQAVEDLKSAPRGPSFAEFKEYLEADERFHQLIARQTGNQFMEAAYSALGGQIQRFRLFGGVGITDAECAIAEHQAVLDAFSTGEPGKAEAAMAAHIQQVRSRAIAAAPES encoded by the coding sequence ATGCAGAATGCCTTGGACAGCACCGATGCGGTGCCTCCTGCCCGCCGTTCCGGACGCGCAGTCAGCCGCCAGGTGCTTGCCGACCACGTCTACACCGAACTCCTGACGTCCCTCATGGACGGCCGGCTGGCCCCGGGATCTGCAGTGAGCATCGACGGAACGGCCCGGGATCTTGATGTTTCCCCCACTCCGGTCCGCGAAGCGCTTGCCCGGCTGGAGCACACCGGGATGGTGCGCCGGGTTGCCCTGAAGGGCTACCGGGTGGCCCCGGTCTTCACGCAAGAGGATTTTGCCGAGTTGATGGAAGCCCGGCTGGCCATCGAATCCGTCAACGCGAGGCTCGCGTGTAAACGCATGGACCAGAGGGGCCTGGCGGAGTTGAAGCAGGCGGTGGAGGACCTGAAGTCCGCTCCCCGCGGTCCTTCCTTCGCCGAGTTCAAGGAGTATCTTGAGGCCGACGAGCGGTTTCACCAGCTGATCGCGCGGCAGACCGGTAACCAGTTCATGGAGGCCGCCTACTCGGCGCTCGGCGGCCAGATCCAGCGGTTCCGGCTTTTTGGGGGAGTAGGCATCACCGACGCGGAGTGCGCCATCGCTGAACACCAGGCTGTCCTGGACGCTTTTTCGACGGGTGAGCCCGGGAAAGCGGAGGCAGCCATGGCTGCCCACATCCAGCAGGTCCGGTCAAGGGCGATTGCCGCCGCCCCGGAAAGCTAG
- a CDS encoding sugar phosphate isomerase/epimerase, with protein sequence MAYTADNWPITAALLQFPAADASGVHINDADASAWAGVLTEVKEAGFVNADLTDSWVRPGDLGTTRLAEFKQTAEEVGIGIPVISAIRRSVIEEGNWEANLAYSHRTIDAAAELGCEVVSFGLHQAITPEQQKQLWFWTVEGYKDPAGDKEAWNNAVTRLRELGRHAAEVGVLLSLEMYEDTYLGTADSSVRLVQDIGLANVGLNPDLGNLIRLHRPIEDWREMVAKTLPYSNYWHMKNYIRDEDRARDMYVTMPAPMESGLINYREAFKVALSVGFQGILCTEHYGGDGLSVTASNQEYLRRHILPKTDGYTLGSSQVAQGRQQPTAAELTSV encoded by the coding sequence GTGGCTTACACCGCAGACAATTGGCCCATCACGGCAGCACTGCTGCAGTTTCCTGCCGCCGATGCCTCAGGCGTCCACATCAACGACGCTGACGCTTCGGCGTGGGCAGGAGTCCTGACAGAGGTGAAAGAGGCAGGCTTCGTGAACGCCGACCTCACCGACAGCTGGGTGCGCCCCGGTGACCTCGGCACAACGCGGCTTGCCGAGTTCAAGCAGACAGCGGAAGAGGTGGGTATCGGGATCCCGGTCATCTCCGCCATCCGCCGCAGCGTCATCGAGGAAGGCAACTGGGAAGCCAACCTCGCCTACAGCCACCGCACCATAGACGCCGCCGCTGAACTCGGCTGTGAGGTTGTGTCCTTCGGGCTTCACCAGGCCATCACTCCCGAACAGCAGAAGCAGCTGTGGTTCTGGACGGTGGAAGGCTACAAGGATCCCGCGGGGGACAAGGAAGCCTGGAACAACGCGGTGACCCGCCTCCGCGAACTTGGCCGGCACGCAGCCGAGGTGGGCGTACTGCTCTCGCTCGAAATGTACGAGGACACCTACCTTGGCACTGCCGATTCCTCCGTCCGGCTGGTCCAGGACATCGGCCTGGCCAATGTCGGCCTGAACCCCGATCTCGGGAACCTGATCCGGCTCCACCGGCCCATCGAGGACTGGCGGGAGATGGTGGCCAAAACCCTGCCCTACTCCAACTACTGGCACATGAAGAACTACATTCGCGACGAGGACCGTGCCCGCGACATGTACGTCACCATGCCGGCACCGATGGAAAGCGGCCTGATCAACTACCGCGAGGCTTTCAAAGTGGCACTCTCCGTGGGTTTCCAGGGCATCCTGTGCACCGAGCACTATGGCGGCGACGGGCTGAGTGTGACGGCCAGCAACCAGGAATACCTCCGCCGCCACATCCTCCCCAAGACCGACGGATACACGCTCGGCAGCAGCCAGGTGGCGCAGGGGCGGCAGCAGCCCACCGCGGCTGAACTCACCAGCGTGTAA
- a CDS encoding dihydroxyacetone kinase family protein: MTLIFDNPADFADEALDGFVAANRGYVARVDGGVVRSTEVPAGQVALVVGGGSGHYPAFAGLVGPGLAAGSACGNMFASPSAGQVYRVAKAANAGGGVLLSYGNYAGDVLHFGQAQLRLNAEGIDTRTVLVTDDIASAPIDQIGKRRGIAGDLTVFKIAGAAAEAGLDLDAVEQLARRANYRTRSLGVAFDGCTLPGAGEPLFHVPAGQMSLGLGIHGEPGISEHPLPTASELAELLVSRLLEDKPHDAGHRVVAIVNGLGTVKYDELFLLFGKVEKLLTAAGLTVVEPECGELVTSLDMSGLSLTLLWLDDELERYWAAPADTPAFRKGSLAPRARRELAGPAEAAASEDEETTAAAAALGRLAADLLAQVQDAVVEHEAELGRLDAIAGDGDHGIGMRRGVDAAAAAANDEAESGASVQRVLMAAGEAWSERAGGTSGALWGSAVLAAGMSLGNKVSYGSQDAASAVTAFVDAITALGQAEPGDKTMVDALLPFRDAFLAPSSGGASAAGALAAGAAAAKEAADQTASLRPLKGRARPLAEKSLGHPDPGAVSFALIAARISDYFTTELTDYSLLAESTAGNGAQA, translated from the coding sequence ATGACCCTGATTTTTGACAACCCCGCAGACTTTGCGGATGAAGCATTGGACGGCTTTGTGGCAGCCAACCGGGGGTACGTGGCCCGGGTCGACGGCGGCGTTGTCCGCTCCACGGAGGTTCCCGCCGGCCAGGTGGCCCTTGTGGTGGGCGGCGGCTCCGGCCACTACCCGGCTTTCGCCGGCCTGGTGGGACCGGGCCTGGCCGCCGGCTCCGCCTGCGGCAACATGTTTGCGTCCCCTTCGGCTGGCCAGGTGTACCGGGTGGCCAAGGCGGCCAACGCCGGCGGCGGTGTGCTGTTGAGCTACGGCAACTACGCCGGCGACGTTCTCCACTTCGGCCAGGCTCAGCTGCGGCTTAACGCAGAAGGCATTGACACAAGGACCGTCCTGGTCACCGATGACATCGCCAGTGCGCCCATCGACCAGATCGGGAAACGCCGCGGCATCGCGGGCGATCTGACCGTCTTCAAGATTGCCGGTGCCGCCGCCGAGGCGGGACTGGACCTGGACGCCGTTGAGCAGCTTGCCCGCCGGGCAAACTACCGCACCCGTTCCCTGGGCGTGGCCTTTGACGGGTGCACTCTGCCGGGAGCCGGGGAGCCGCTGTTCCACGTGCCGGCCGGCCAGATGTCGCTGGGACTGGGAATCCACGGCGAACCGGGCATCTCCGAACATCCGCTGCCCACGGCCTCAGAACTTGCAGAGCTCCTGGTTTCCAGACTCCTCGAAGACAAGCCCCATGATGCCGGGCACCGCGTGGTGGCCATCGTCAACGGCCTGGGGACGGTCAAATACGACGAGTTGTTCCTGCTCTTCGGCAAGGTCGAGAAGCTCCTCACCGCCGCCGGCCTCACTGTTGTGGAACCCGAGTGCGGCGAGCTGGTCACCAGCCTGGACATGTCCGGACTCTCCCTGACCTTGCTGTGGCTCGACGACGAACTGGAACGTTACTGGGCAGCTCCGGCCGACACCCCTGCTTTCCGCAAGGGCAGCCTGGCCCCGCGGGCCCGCCGGGAACTGGCCGGGCCGGCAGAGGCGGCGGCGAGCGAAGACGAAGAGACGACGGCGGCAGCGGCTGCCTTGGGCCGGCTGGCAGCCGACCTGCTCGCCCAGGTCCAGGACGCCGTCGTCGAACATGAAGCGGAGCTGGGCAGGCTGGATGCGATTGCAGGCGACGGCGACCACGGCATCGGCATGCGGCGCGGCGTGGATGCCGCAGCGGCAGCAGCCAATGACGAAGCGGAGTCGGGAGCTTCCGTGCAGCGGGTGCTGATGGCGGCAGGGGAGGCCTGGAGTGAACGCGCCGGCGGCACCTCCGGGGCGCTCTGGGGCTCCGCTGTGCTGGCTGCCGGAATGAGCCTTGGCAACAAGGTCTCTTACGGGAGCCAGGACGCGGCCTCCGCGGTGACCGCGTTCGTGGACGCCATCACGGCCCTCGGACAGGCAGAACCGGGCGACAAGACCATGGTGGACGCCCTGCTTCCTTTCCGAGACGCGTTCCTGGCCCCGTCCAGCGGCGGCGCCAGCGCAGCGGGTGCCCTGGCAGCCGGGGCAGCCGCCGCCAAGGAAGCTGCCGACCAAACAGCATCCCTGCGGCCCCTGAAGGGGAGGGCGCGTCCGCTGGCCGAAAAGAGCCTCGGCCATCCGGACCCGGGTGCAGTTTCCTTCGCGCTGATCGCGGCCCGCATCTCCGACTACTTCACCACTGAACTGACTGACTACTCACTGCTGGCCGAATCAACGGCCGGAAATGGAGCACAAGCATGA
- a CDS encoding ribose-5-phosphate isomerase — protein MSAHQGAAAGWRIVIGNDEAGVEYKDALKALLEADSRVASVLDVGVAADDATAYPHVAVDAARKVADGEADRALLICGTGLGVAIAANKVPGIRAVTAHDGYSVERSVLSNNAQVLTMGQRVIGLELAKKLVGEWLDYRFDETSPSAAKVDAICSYEPDYTKAV, from the coding sequence ATGAGCGCACACCAAGGTGCGGCAGCAGGATGGCGCATCGTCATCGGAAATGATGAAGCCGGCGTCGAATACAAGGACGCACTGAAGGCGCTGCTGGAAGCGGACAGCCGCGTGGCATCTGTTCTGGACGTAGGCGTGGCCGCCGACGACGCCACGGCTTACCCGCACGTCGCCGTTGACGCCGCCCGCAAAGTGGCCGACGGCGAAGCGGACCGCGCCCTGCTGATCTGCGGCACCGGCCTGGGCGTCGCCATCGCAGCCAACAAGGTACCAGGCATCCGCGCCGTGACCGCCCACGACGGCTATTCCGTGGAGCGGTCGGTCCTGAGCAACAACGCCCAGGTCCTCACCATGGGCCAGCGCGTCATCGGCCTGGAACTGGCCAAGAAACTCGTGGGCGAATGGCTCGACTACCGCTTCGACGAGACCTCGCCCTCCGCCGCGAAGGTGGACGCCATCTGCTCCTACGAACCCGATTACACGAAGGCAGTCTGA
- a CDS encoding 3-hydroxyacyl-CoA dehydrogenase family protein, producing the protein MTETASTAPNPENPAPLNANSGRKVAVVGSGYMGGGIAQVLALGGATVALADVSAEVAQSNYERLLAESDQFVADGLFPEGSTEILKQNLWAARDIEEAVADAGFIEEAVPEVIGIKHQTLARISAAARPDAIIGSNTSTISIAELSGPVANPERFLGVHFSNPSPFIPGVEIIPHAGTAAATVGAVRELVHAAGKQTAVVKDVTGFVLNRLQYALFHEAAQLVEQGIATADDVDTLVRTTFGFRLPFFGPFAIADMAGLDVYNFCYKSLQTDFPERFATPKILSDLVDAGKLGTKTGAGFLNVPAERTPELIAYRNKAYVAMQKLLEDLGPAPIS; encoded by the coding sequence ATGACCGAAACAGCAAGCACCGCACCAAACCCGGAAAACCCTGCACCCCTTAACGCGAACAGCGGCCGGAAGGTCGCCGTCGTCGGTTCCGGCTACATGGGCGGGGGGATCGCCCAGGTCCTGGCCCTTGGCGGCGCCACTGTGGCACTCGCGGACGTTTCCGCGGAGGTGGCGCAAAGCAATTACGAACGCCTCCTGGCGGAATCGGACCAGTTTGTGGCCGACGGCCTGTTCCCGGAGGGATCGACCGAAATACTGAAGCAGAACCTGTGGGCGGCCAGGGATATCGAGGAGGCCGTGGCAGACGCCGGCTTCATCGAGGAAGCCGTTCCCGAAGTCATCGGGATCAAGCACCAGACGTTGGCACGCATCAGCGCCGCCGCAAGGCCGGATGCCATCATCGGCTCCAACACCTCCACCATCTCCATCGCCGAGCTGTCCGGTCCCGTGGCCAACCCCGAGCGCTTCCTGGGTGTGCACTTTTCCAACCCGTCGCCCTTCATCCCGGGCGTGGAAATCATCCCGCACGCCGGCACCGCTGCGGCTACAGTGGGGGCTGTCCGCGAGCTGGTGCACGCGGCCGGCAAGCAGACCGCAGTAGTCAAGGACGTCACCGGATTCGTGCTCAACCGGCTCCAGTACGCGCTGTTCCACGAAGCCGCGCAGCTGGTGGAGCAGGGCATTGCGACGGCGGACGATGTGGACACCCTCGTCCGCACCACCTTCGGTTTCCGGCTGCCGTTCTTCGGACCTTTCGCCATAGCGGATATGGCCGGTCTGGACGTCTACAACTTCTGCTACAAGTCCCTGCAAACCGATTTCCCGGAGCGTTTCGCCACCCCGAAAATCCTGAGTGACCTGGTGGACGCCGGAAAGCTGGGCACCAAGACCGGTGCCGGGTTCCTCAACGTCCCGGCCGAGCGCACGCCCGAGCTGATCGCTTACCGCAACAAAGCCTATGTGGCCATGCAGAAGTTGCTCGAAGACCTCGGCCCCGCACCCATCAGCTGA